A window of Sutcliffiella cohnii contains these coding sequences:
- the frr gene encoding ribosome recycling factor: MSKQVISSVKEKMEKAIAAYSRELASVRAGRASANLLDKITVDYYGAPTPVNQLASINVPEARLLVIQPYDKSSIGDIEKAIMKSDLGLNPTNDGSVLRISIPALTEERRKDLTKVVKKYAEEAKVGIRNIRRDGNDDLKKLEKSGDITEDELRSFTEDIQKLTDDHVAKIDKLTKEKEQEIMEV, translated from the coding sequence ATGAGTAAACAAGTAATTTCTTCAGTAAAAGAAAAAATGGAAAAGGCAATTGCAGCTTATTCGCGAGAGCTAGCAAGTGTTCGTGCTGGACGTGCTAGTGCAAATCTTTTAGATAAAATTACAGTAGATTACTACGGTGCACCTACACCTGTTAATCAACTAGCTTCTATAAACGTTCCTGAAGCTAGATTATTAGTAATTCAACCATATGATAAGTCTTCTATTGGAGATATTGAAAAAGCAATAATGAAATCAGACTTAGGTTTAAATCCTACAAATGACGGTTCTGTACTTCGTATTTCTATTCCTGCTTTAACAGAAGAAAGACGTAAAGATTTAACAAAAGTAGTCAAAAAATATGCAGAAGAAGCGAAAGTAGGTATCCGTAACATCCGTCGTGACGGTAATGATGACCTTAAGAAGCTAGAGAAAAGTGGAGATATTACGGAGGATGAATTACGTAGCTTCACAGAAGACATTCAAAAGCTAACAGATGACCATGTGGCAAAAATTGATAAATTAACTAAAGAAAAAGAACAAGAAATAATGGAAGTATAA
- the pyrH gene encoding UMP kinase, whose product MAQAKYKRVVLKLSGEALAGDQGFGINPTVIKSVTSQVKELAELGVEVAVVVGGGNIWRGKVGSEMGMDRATADYMGMLATVMNSLALQDSLETFGVETRVQTSIEMRQVAEPYIRRKAIRHLEKKRVVIFAAGTGNPYFSTDTTAALRAAEIEADVILMAKNNVDGVYSADPTIDATATKYETLSYLDVLREGLAVMDSTASSLCMDNDIPIIVFSIMEEGNIKRAVLGENIGTIVRGK is encoded by the coding sequence ATGGCTCAAGCAAAATATAAACGCGTCGTATTAAAGTTAAGTGGAGAAGCTCTTGCAGGTGATCAAGGGTTTGGAATTAATCCAACTGTCATCAAATCTGTAACTAGTCAAGTTAAAGAATTAGCTGAACTAGGTGTTGAAGTTGCTGTAGTTGTTGGTGGTGGAAACATTTGGAGAGGAAAAGTTGGTAGCGAAATGGGCATGGATCGTGCTACGGCTGATTACATGGGCATGCTAGCAACTGTGATGAACTCATTAGCATTACAAGACAGCTTGGAAACATTTGGGGTTGAAACGAGAGTACAAACCTCAATTGAAATGAGACAAGTAGCGGAACCTTACATAAGAAGAAAAGCAATTCGTCATTTAGAAAAGAAAAGAGTAGTAATTTTTGCAGCAGGTACTGGGAATCCATACTTTTCTACTGATACAACGGCAGCATTACGTGCAGCGGAAATAGAAGCGGATGTTATTCTAATGGCTAAAAACAATGTTGATGGTGTATATAGTGCAGATCCAACAATTGATGCTACAGCAACTAAATATGAAACATTATCTTATTTAGATGTTTTACGTGAAGGTTTAGCAGTTATGGATTCTACTGCATCATCATTATGTATGGACAATGATATTCCAATCATCGTCTTCTCTATTATGGAAGAAGGAAATATTAAACGAGCAGTATTAGGTGAAAATATTGGTACAATAGTGAGGGGGAAATAA
- the tsf gene encoding translation elongation factor Ts, which translates to MAITAQMVKELREKTGAGMMDCKKALTETNGDMDQAIDYLREKGIAKAAKKADRIAAEGLTAVVTNGNEAVILEVNSETDFVAKNEGFKTLIGELGQFLLANKPATVEEALTATMDNGNTVEAHINSAIAKIGEKLTLRRFVVVTKNDADSFGSYLHMGGRIGVLTVLEGTTDEAAAKDVAMHIAAINPKYVSRDEVSAEETEREREILTQQALNEGKPENIVAKMVEGRLSKYFQDICLLDQPFVKNPDQKVRDFVKSVGGTVKSFVRYEVGEGIEKRQDNFAEEVMSQVKK; encoded by the coding sequence ATGGCAATTACTGCTCAAATGGTAAAAGAATTACGTGAAAAAACAGGTGCTGGAATGATGGATTGTAAAAAAGCACTAACTGAAACAAATGGTGATATGGACCAAGCTATTGATTACTTACGTGAAAAAGGTATTGCGAAAGCTGCTAAAAAAGCTGATCGTATCGCTGCTGAAGGTTTAACTGCAGTTGTGACAAACGGAAATGAAGCAGTTATTTTAGAGGTGAACTCTGAAACTGATTTCGTTGCAAAAAACGAAGGTTTCAAAACATTAATTGGTGAGCTAGGTCAATTCCTACTTGCGAATAAACCAGCTACAGTTGAAGAAGCTTTAACTGCAACAATGGACAATGGCAACACTGTTGAAGCTCATATTAATAGTGCAATTGCAAAAATTGGTGAGAAACTTACGTTACGTCGTTTCGTAGTAGTTACTAAAAATGATGCTGATTCTTTTGGTTCTTACTTACACATGGGTGGACGTATCGGTGTATTAACTGTATTAGAAGGTACAACTGATGAAGCAGCAGCTAAAGACGTTGCAATGCATATCGCGGCAATCAACCCTAAATATGTTTCTCGTGACGAAGTTTCTGCAGAAGAAACTGAACGTGAGCGTGAAATTTTAACTCAACAAGCATTAAATGAAGGTAAACCAGAAAATATCGTTGCGAAAATGGTAGAAGGTCGCCTTAGCAAATATTTCCAAGATATTTGCCTACTTGATCAGCCTTTCGTTAAAAACCCAGATCAAAAAGTACGTGATTTTGTAAAGAGTGTTGGAGGTACAGTAAAATCATTTGTACGTTATGAGGTTGGAGAAGGTATCGAAAAACGTCAAGATAACTTTGCTGAAGAAGTAATGAGCCAAGTTAAAAAATAA
- the rpsB gene encoding 30S ribosomal protein S2, with the protein MSVISMKQLLEAGVHFGHQTRRWNPKMKKYIFTERNGIYIIDLQKTVKKVEEAYKFVKELAGNGGTILFVGTKKQAQDSVKEEAERSGMYFVNQRWLGGTLTNFETIQKRISRLKQIEKMREDGTFDVLPKKEVVMLNKELERLEKFLGGIKDMKELPDALFIIDPRKERIAVAEAKKLNIPIVGIVDTNCDPDEIDVVIPANDDAIRAVKLLTGKMADAILEAKQGEETATTTA; encoded by the coding sequence ATGTCAGTAATTTCTATGAAACAGCTTTTAGAAGCTGGTGTACACTTCGGGCACCAAACACGTCGTTGGAACCCAAAAATGAAAAAATATATTTTCACAGAGCGTAACGGTATTTACATTATCGATCTACAAAAAACTGTGAAAAAAGTTGAAGAAGCTTACAAGTTTGTGAAAGAATTAGCTGGTAACGGCGGAACAATTCTTTTCGTTGGTACAAAAAAACAAGCTCAAGATTCTGTTAAAGAAGAAGCTGAGCGTTCTGGAATGTACTTCGTTAACCAACGTTGGTTAGGTGGTACTTTAACTAACTTCGAAACAATTCAAAAACGTATTTCTCGTTTAAAACAAATCGAAAAAATGCGTGAAGATGGTACATTTGATGTACTACCTAAAAAAGAAGTTGTTATGTTAAACAAAGAGTTAGAGCGTCTTGAGAAGTTCTTAGGCGGTATTAAAGATATGAAAGAGCTACCTGATGCATTATTCATCATTGACCCACGTAAAGAGCGCATTGCTGTAGCTGAAGCAAAAAAATTAAACATTCCTATCGTTGGTATCGTAGACACTAACTGTGATCCAGACGAAATCGATGTTGTAATTCCAGCTAACGATGATGCAATTCGTGCTGTGAAATTATTAACTGGTAAAATGGCAGATGCTATCTTAGAAGCTAAACAAGGTGAAGAGACAGCAACAACTACTGCTTAA
- a CDS encoding FliA/WhiG family RNA polymerase sigma factor, with product MATVSSSKDQHYWDLWKQKRDPDAGNYIVKKYLPLVQYHVQRLAVGLPKNVSKDELRSFGLIGLYDAIEKFDQSRDLKFDTYASFRIRGSIIDGLRKEDWLPRSVREKAKKIEATIEKIEQSTRNSVTLDEIATELKIPQDEIASTMNEVFFANVLSIDEIPKDMDESSPSSYSLKDNRPIQPDDHLIKEEMLQSLAEKISGLSENEQLVVSLFYQEELTLTEIGQVLGLTTSRISQIHSRALFKLRKELTVKE from the coding sequence ATGGCAACAGTTTCTTCAAGCAAAGACCAGCACTATTGGGATCTTTGGAAACAAAAAAGAGACCCGGATGCTGGGAATTATATCGTAAAAAAATATTTGCCCCTTGTTCAATATCATGTACAAAGATTAGCGGTAGGACTGCCAAAAAACGTAAGTAAAGATGAATTAAGAAGTTTTGGGTTGATAGGATTGTATGATGCGATTGAAAAATTCGATCAATCCCGAGACTTGAAGTTCGATACTTATGCCTCTTTCCGAATTAGAGGATCCATTATTGATGGGCTACGAAAAGAAGATTGGCTTCCTAGAAGTGTGAGGGAAAAGGCAAAAAAAATTGAGGCAACAATAGAAAAAATCGAGCAGTCTACTCGTAATAGCGTTACATTAGATGAGATAGCAACAGAATTAAAAATACCACAAGATGAAATTGCGTCCACTATGAATGAAGTGTTCTTTGCTAACGTCTTATCAATTGATGAAATTCCTAAAGATATGGATGAGTCTTCCCCTTCCTCGTACTCATTAAAAGATAATCGTCCAATTCAACCAGACGACCACTTAATTAAAGAGGAGATGCTACAATCCTTAGCCGAAAAAATAAGTGGATTATCTGAAAATGAACAACTAGTAGTTAGTTTATTTTATCAAGAAGAATTAACATTAACAGAAATTGGACAAGTGTTAGGGTTAACAACTTCAAGAATATCACAAATTCATTCAAGAGCACTATTTAAGCTACGGAAAGAGCTTACAGTTAAAGAGTAA
- a CDS encoding chemotaxis protein CheD, with protein sequence MVTVERVIVKVGIADINYVVSPGVIRTSGLGSCVGVVLYAHSIAGMVHVMLPSSTLARTTDFNHSKYADTGIDALVNLLLDKGTKKRDLRAKISGGAQMFQFQHSNDTLRIGPRNVEAVKDKLLEHSIPILGEDCGGNSGRTIEFNPASEKLMIKTVNKGVTYI encoded by the coding sequence ATGGTTACAGTAGAACGTGTAATTGTTAAGGTAGGTATTGCGGACATTAATTATGTTGTTTCTCCTGGAGTTATTAGAACTTCTGGATTAGGCTCCTGTGTAGGTGTCGTGTTATATGCTCATTCAATAGCAGGTATGGTTCATGTTATGCTGCCGAGTTCTACGCTAGCTAGAACAACAGATTTTAACCATAGTAAATATGCAGATACAGGTATTGATGCTCTAGTTAACCTTTTATTGGATAAAGGAACTAAAAAAAGAGATTTGCGTGCTAAAATCTCTGGTGGCGCACAAATGTTCCAATTTCAGCACAGTAATGATACGTTACGTATCGGTCCAAGAAATGTAGAGGCAGTAAAAGATAAATTACTAGAGCATAGTATCCCTATTCTCGGAGAAGATTGTGGTGGGAATAGCGGTAGAACGATAGAATTTAACCCAGCCTCCGAAAAATTAATGATTAAAACAGTTAATAAAGGTGTTACGTATATATAA
- a CDS encoding chemotaxis protein CheC, with amino-acid sequence MNTYDDSVMDVLKELSNIGAGNAATALSLLLNKKIKMNVPTAKIVSFNEIMDLIGGAERPVAAVFLKMEGEIEGSLFFVLSLEDATRFVQQLTHDPTTNFEKFQYEEMAISALQELGNIIAAHYLSAISNSIGQKCTPSVPIVAIDMVGAIVTEGLLQVSEDSDHAIFIDTRLEEITDDSIHQAKGHFFLIPYQESLEKIMRTLGVK; translated from the coding sequence ATGAATACTTATGATGATTCAGTAATGGATGTGTTGAAAGAGCTCAGTAATATTGGAGCGGGTAATGCTGCAACAGCACTTTCATTATTGTTAAACAAAAAAATTAAAATGAATGTACCTACTGCTAAAATAGTTTCCTTTAACGAAATTATGGATTTAATTGGAGGAGCTGAAAGACCGGTAGCTGCCGTCTTTCTAAAAATGGAAGGTGAAATTGAGGGTAGTTTATTTTTTGTATTATCTCTAGAGGATGCTACTCGATTTGTTCAACAATTAACACATGACCCAACTACAAATTTTGAAAAATTTCAATACGAAGAAATGGCTATATCTGCCTTGCAAGAATTAGGAAATATAATTGCCGCACATTACTTATCAGCCATTTCAAATAGTATTGGTCAAAAATGTACTCCTTCTGTCCCAATAGTAGCGATTGATATGGTTGGTGCTATAGTTACAGAAGGACTATTACAAGTTTCGGAAGATAGTGACCATGCTATTTTTATTGATACAAGGCTAGAGGAAATTACAGACGATTCTATACATCAAGCTAAAGGTCATTTCTTTTTAATTCCGTATCAAGAAAGTTTAGAAAAAATAATGAGGACTTTAGGTGTCAAGTAA
- a CDS encoding chemotaxis protein CheW — MSMAQVGEKLIAFELNNEQYVIPVNQVKSIEKVLPITRVPNALPYVKGVVNLRGVITPIIDFRTRFNIEEKEYTNTTRILITIFDDIEAGFIVDAANDVIDILEENIEHPSSVVGSVDLEYIKGVINFNNSLYVYLDLEQILKKDEIQN, encoded by the coding sequence ATGAGTATGGCGCAGGTTGGAGAGAAACTAATCGCATTTGAATTAAATAATGAGCAATATGTGATCCCGGTCAATCAAGTGAAATCTATTGAAAAAGTGCTTCCAATTACTAGAGTACCAAATGCACTTCCATATGTTAAAGGTGTAGTTAACTTACGTGGGGTTATTACACCAATTATCGATTTTAGAACGCGTTTTAACATCGAAGAGAAAGAATATACGAACACTACACGTATATTAATAACGATTTTTGATGATATAGAAGCCGGATTTATTGTAGATGCAGCTAACGATGTAATAGATATATTAGAGGAAAATATTGAACATCCTTCTAGTGTAGTAGGTTCGGTCGATCTAGAGTATATAAAAGGTGTTATAAACTTTAATAACTCTTTATATGTTTATTTAGATTTGGAGCAAATACTGAAGAAAGACGAAATACAAAATTAG
- a CDS encoding chemotaxis protein CheA — protein sequence MELNQYLDIFIEESKEHLQSINDQLLLLEKSPESLEIVNEIFRSAHTLKGMSATMGFEDLASLTHHMENVLDGIRNEKIAPSSTLLDVVFSSVEYLEEMVTSIAGGGDGKKDVTEVVALLNQIVSGEAVEVSNTSENNSTSTNYDSYELTILEQSEEQGYFPYEVTVTLRDDCMLKAARVFMVFEVVEKLGEVIKSDPPVEVLEEENFDNSFTITIVSKDSEESIQQRIFKVSEVEKVDIQVINVKQLQENEKEGSNVAVEEITQAITEVAVTDVVVNEEKKSTTKKVASNKTIRVNIDRLDVLMNLFEELVIDRGRLEQISKDLKVTELQETVERMSRISNDLQNIILNMRMVPIETVFNRFPRMIRQLARDLGKKIDFQIIGAETELDRTVIDEIGDPLVHLIRNAVDHGVEMPDIRRQNGKEEEGQIILRAFHSGNHVFIEIKDNGSGISKTKVLEKAIERGILSKEKSETLTDKEVYQLILSSGFSTADKISDISGRGVGLDVVKSTIESLGGTISIDSEKGNGTTFSIQLPLTLSIISILLTEVGAEKYAIPLSSIIETAIINNSEIQHVHGQQVVQFRGKVVPLVFLDRVFDVSKVDDCNSELSSIVIVKKGEKLAGLVVDSFIGQQEVVLKSLGQYLNHTFAISGATILGDGQVALIVDCNTLIN from the coding sequence ATGGAACTCAACCAATATTTAGATATCTTTATTGAAGAAAGTAAAGAGCACTTACAGTCAATAAACGATCAGTTACTACTTTTAGAAAAAAGCCCAGAAAGTCTAGAAATTGTAAATGAAATATTTCGATCTGCTCACACGCTAAAAGGGATGTCTGCGACGATGGGGTTTGAAGATTTAGCTAGTCTTACCCACCATATGGAAAACGTATTAGACGGCATTCGGAATGAAAAAATTGCTCCATCCTCAACTCTTTTAGATGTTGTTTTCTCTTCCGTTGAATATTTAGAAGAAATGGTAACATCGATAGCAGGTGGCGGCGACGGGAAAAAAGATGTAACGGAAGTTGTAGCTTTATTAAACCAAATTGTAAGCGGAGAAGCCGTTGAAGTAAGCAATACTAGTGAAAATAATAGCACTAGTACAAATTACGATTCTTATGAACTTACAATCTTAGAACAATCAGAAGAGCAAGGGTATTTCCCTTACGAGGTGACGGTAACGTTACGAGATGATTGTATGTTAAAAGCTGCTAGAGTTTTTATGGTTTTTGAAGTGGTAGAAAAACTAGGTGAAGTAATTAAGTCAGATCCACCGGTTGAAGTATTAGAAGAAGAGAATTTTGATAATTCTTTTACAATTACTATCGTTTCTAAAGACTCAGAAGAAAGTATACAACAAAGAATTTTTAAAGTATCAGAAGTAGAAAAGGTTGATATACAAGTTATAAACGTTAAACAACTTCAAGAAAATGAAAAAGAAGGTTCTAATGTTGCAGTAGAAGAAATTACACAAGCGATAACAGAAGTTGCGGTAACAGATGTAGTTGTTAATGAAGAAAAGAAATCAACCACTAAAAAAGTAGCATCAAATAAAACGATTAGAGTAAACATTGATCGATTAGACGTATTAATGAATTTGTTTGAAGAGTTAGTTATTGATCGTGGTAGATTAGAGCAAATCTCAAAAGATTTAAAGGTAACAGAACTCCAAGAAACAGTAGAAAGAATGTCTAGAATTTCAAACGATTTACAAAATATTATTCTAAATATGCGTATGGTTCCAATTGAAACAGTCTTTAATCGTTTCCCAAGAATGATAAGACAGCTTGCCCGCGATTTAGGTAAAAAAATAGATTTTCAAATTATTGGTGCAGAAACAGAGCTAGATCGAACGGTTATTGATGAAATTGGTGATCCGTTAGTACATTTAATTCGAAATGCAGTAGATCATGGAGTAGAAATGCCAGACATAAGAAGGCAAAACGGGAAAGAGGAAGAAGGTCAAATTATATTACGTGCATTCCATAGTGGTAATCATGTTTTCATTGAAATAAAAGATAACGGTTCAGGTATTAGTAAAACAAAAGTACTTGAAAAAGCTATTGAAAGAGGTATTTTGTCAAAAGAGAAAAGTGAAACATTAACGGATAAGGAAGTGTACCAATTAATCCTATCATCTGGATTTTCTACTGCAGACAAAATATCAGACATTTCAGGTCGCGGTGTCGGACTTGATGTTGTTAAAAGTACGATTGAATCGTTAGGCGGAACGATATCGATAGACTCTGAAAAAGGGAACGGAACGACTTTTTCAATTCAATTACCTTTAACGTTATCGATTATTTCTATTCTATTAACAGAAGTAGGCGCTGAAAAGTACGCAATTCCCCTTTCTTCTATTATTGAAACAGCTATTATTAATAACAGTGAAATTCAACATGTTCACGGTCAACAAGTTGTTCAATTTAGAGGAAAGGTTGTGCCACTAGTATTTTTAGATCGAGTATTTGATGTATCCAAGGTGGATGACTGCAACAGTGAATTGTCCTCTATCGTAATTGTGAAAAAAGGAGAGAAACTTGCTGGTTTGGTCGTAGATTCCTTTATTGGGCAGCAAGAAGTAGTGTTAAAGTCTCTTGGACAATATTTAAATCACACATTTGCTATTTCAGGTGCCACTATATTAGGTGATGGACAAGTAGCACTAATTGTAGACTGTAATACGTTAATTAATTAA
- a CDS encoding protein-glutamate methylesterase/protein-glutamine glutaminase encodes MNKMVKVLVTDDSLFMRKIISDFLNAHPQISVVATAKNGQEALEKINEFSPDVVTLDVEMPVLDGLSTLENIMTHNPLPVIMLSSTTESGAVNTIKAMELGAIDFIPKPSGSISLDLYKVKEELIEKVLLASTVIPPKKNSQKTERTKSENSKKYLKVFNGKVDNTIIGIGTSTGGPRALQEILCSLPKQTVAPIFIVQHMPPHFTKSLANRLNSVSEITVVEAVHGQKVEKGTAYIAPGGLHMEVAEQFGDLTIQLSETEPFKGHRPSVNKLFYSLSLLRNYKKIAVVMTGMGTDGTDGILQLKKNDESTVIIAESEESSVIFGMPKAAIQTGKVDEIVHLQHVTNTILKYI; translated from the coding sequence ATGAATAAAATGGTAAAAGTATTAGTAACAGACGACTCTCTCTTCATGAGGAAAATTATTTCCGATTTTCTAAACGCACATCCACAAATTAGTGTCGTCGCGACTGCTAAAAATGGACAAGAAGCATTAGAAAAAATTAATGAGTTTTCTCCAGATGTTGTTACATTGGATGTGGAAATGCCGGTTTTAGATGGTCTTAGTACGTTAGAGAACATAATGACACATAATCCACTGCCTGTCATTATGCTCTCTAGTACGACTGAGTCAGGAGCTGTAAATACAATAAAAGCAATGGAATTAGGTGCGATTGATTTTATTCCAAAACCTTCTGGTTCTATATCACTAGACTTATATAAGGTGAAGGAGGAATTAATAGAAAAAGTTCTTTTAGCTTCTACTGTAATACCACCAAAAAAAAATTCACAAAAAACAGAAAGAACAAAAAGTGAAAATAGTAAAAAATACCTAAAAGTTTTTAACGGTAAAGTCGATAATACAATTATAGGAATAGGCACATCTACTGGAGGTCCAAGAGCATTACAAGAAATATTATGCTCACTCCCAAAACAAACAGTGGCACCTATATTTATCGTTCAACATATGCCACCTCATTTTACAAAATCTTTAGCAAACAGATTAAATTCTGTAAGTGAAATAACTGTTGTTGAAGCAGTGCATGGTCAAAAAGTAGAAAAAGGTACAGCGTATATTGCTCCGGGGGGGCTACATATGGAAGTGGCTGAACAATTTGGTGACTTAACTATTCAGTTAAGTGAAACAGAACCATTCAAAGGGCATCGACCTTCAGTCAATAAACTCTTTTATTCTCTAAGTCTACTAAGAAACTACAAAAAAATAGCTGTAGTGATGACAGGGATGGGAACGGATGGTACAGATGGAATCCTTCAATTAAAAAAAAATGATGAAAGTACAGTTATTATAGCTGAATCTGAGGAATCTTCCGTTATATTCGGTATGCCGAAAGCTGCAATCCAAACTGGAAAAGTAGACGAAATTGTACACTTGCAACATGTTACGAATACTATATTGAAATATATTTAG